One window of Longimicrobium sp. genomic DNA carries:
- a CDS encoding FkbM family methyltransferase yields the protein MPALQRLTSPAILFYSARLPDHPGEVARGRRAAAHLAARRAAPRARVRGAPPRPGLEARHRLLGAAHRVYRGEWDDDEVRLVLSRLPEGGVFLDVGAYFGWYSLVVARERRNTRVLAFEPVPASWARLEENRRRNGLENVRAVRAALGAEEMELPPAANGGSAHLARPELERGYVNLFCRARGRAAA from the coding sequence ATGCCTGCCCTCCAGCGCCTCACCAGCCCGGCGATCCTCTTCTACTCGGCGCGCCTGCCGGACCACCCGGGGGAAGTGGCGCGTGGTCGACGCGCTGCTGCGCACCTCGCGGCTCGACGAGCTGCACCGCGGGCGCGAGTACGTGGCGCGCCGCCGCGGCCTGGCCTGGAAGCTCGACACCGGCTGCTGGGTGCAGCGCACCGTGTCTACCGCGGCGAGTGGGACGACGACGAGGTGCGGCTGGTGCTCTCGCGCCTGCCGGAGGGCGGCGTCTTCCTGGACGTGGGCGCCTACTTCGGCTGGTACTCGCTGGTGGTGGCGCGGGAGCGCAGGAACACGCGCGTGCTGGCCTTCGAGCCGGTGCCGGCGAGCTGGGCGCGGCTGGAGGAGAACCGGCGGCGGAACGGCCTCGAGAACGTCCGCGCCGTCCGCGCCGCGCTGGGCGCGGAGGAGATGGAGCTTCCCCCCGCGGCGAACGGCGGCTCCGCGCACCTGGCGCGGCCCGAGCTGGAGCGCGGCTACGTCAACCTCTTCTGCCGCGCCCGCGGCCGGGCGGCGGCATGA
- a CDS encoding glycosyltransferase family 4 protein has translation MRIVYVWDADYPWDVRTEKVCLALADAGHEVHIAARNRQWRPLRERLPEGEVHRMPPWRWAGRRLDGALSFPAFLSPRWIAHLDRVVREARPDVVIARDLPLCPTAIRAARKAGAAVVFDMAENYPERLRDIRAIGRQRGWDFLVRNPAAAEAVERWCLPRVDRVLAVVEESAGRVVRMGVPAARVAVVSNTPPAARARETPPREPRGAGEPLGLVYLGLMEVPRGLADLLRAVALLRGRGVEVRLRLIGRGRDLPVLQALAGELGLEPPWVEFAGWVPGHADALARVAAADVAVMPHHATEAWNTTISNKTFDFMAAGLPVVSSDAAPAARILRETGAGVVVPSRDPAALAAAIERLRDPALREALGQAGRRAVLSTYNWEADAAELLRVVESAAAERADAARGPLPAELEAEAAPAPAR, from the coding sequence ATGCGCATCGTCTACGTGTGGGACGCGGACTACCCCTGGGACGTCCGTACCGAGAAGGTCTGCCTGGCGCTCGCGGACGCGGGGCACGAGGTGCACATCGCCGCGCGCAACCGGCAGTGGCGGCCGCTGCGCGAGCGACTGCCCGAGGGCGAGGTGCACCGCATGCCGCCCTGGCGCTGGGCCGGGCGGCGGCTGGACGGCGCGCTCTCCTTCCCCGCCTTCCTCAGCCCGCGCTGGATCGCCCACCTGGACCGCGTGGTGCGCGAGGCGCGCCCCGACGTGGTGATCGCGCGCGACCTGCCGCTCTGCCCCACGGCCATCCGGGCGGCGCGAAAGGCGGGCGCGGCGGTGGTCTTCGACATGGCCGAGAACTACCCCGAGCGGCTGCGCGACATCCGGGCGATCGGGCGGCAGCGCGGGTGGGACTTCCTGGTGCGCAACCCGGCGGCGGCCGAGGCGGTCGAGCGCTGGTGCCTGCCCAGGGTGGACCGCGTGCTGGCGGTGGTGGAGGAGTCGGCCGGGCGGGTGGTGCGGATGGGGGTGCCCGCCGCGCGCGTGGCGGTGGTCTCCAACACGCCGCCGGCCGCGCGCGCCCGCGAGACCCCGCCGCGCGAGCCGCGCGGCGCGGGCGAGCCGCTCGGCCTGGTCTACCTGGGGCTGATGGAGGTCCCCCGCGGCCTCGCCGACCTGCTGCGCGCCGTGGCCCTGCTGCGCGGCCGCGGGGTGGAGGTGCGGCTGCGGCTGATCGGGCGCGGGCGCGACCTCCCCGTCCTGCAGGCGCTGGCCGGCGAGCTGGGGCTCGAGCCGCCGTGGGTGGAGTTCGCCGGGTGGGTCCCCGGCCACGCCGACGCCCTGGCCCGGGTGGCGGCCGCCGACGTGGCGGTGATGCCGCACCACGCCACCGAGGCGTGGAACACCACGATCTCCAACAAGACCTTCGACTTCATGGCGGCCGGGCTCCCCGTGGTCTCCTCCGACGCGGCCCCGGCGGCGCGCATCCTCCGCGAGACGGGCGCGGGGGTGGTGGTCCCCTCGCGCGACCCCGCGGCGCTGGCCGCGGCGATCGAGCGCCTGCGCGACCCCGCGCTGCGCGAGGCGCTGGGCCAGGCCGGGCGGCGGGCGGTGCTCTCCACCTACAACTGGGAGGCCGACGCGGCGGAGCTGCTCAGGGTGGTCGAGTCGGCCGCCGCGGAGCGGGCGGACGCGGCGCGCGGCCCGCTCCCCGCCGAGCTCGAAGCCGAGGCGGCCCCCGCCCCGGCGCGCTGA
- a CDS encoding 2-phosphosulfolactate phosphatase, translating into MSRTVVVDFLPESALRYGRGWAVVAVDVIRATTTAVTAAAAGRRCFPVPTLDAAAAVAALLERPLLCGELGGNMPFGFDLTNSPAQVAVLGEPERPLVLLSSSGTQLVHNAAGGDVLYLGSLRNYGALVAHLAARYPRVAVVGAGTRGEFREEDQRCCALVAEGLVRAGFAPENDFTRHLLARWRGAPVDGWKDESRSVDYLRRSGQLRDLDFVLAHVNDLHHVFAVEDGEVVVRRAITGERVFGVEAVTEREEAAA; encoded by the coding sequence ATGAGCCGCACGGTGGTGGTGGACTTCCTCCCCGAGAGCGCGCTCCGCTACGGCCGCGGCTGGGCGGTGGTGGCGGTCGACGTGATCCGCGCCACCACCACGGCGGTGACCGCCGCGGCCGCCGGGCGGCGCTGCTTCCCGGTGCCGACGCTGGACGCGGCCGCCGCGGTGGCGGCGCTGCTGGAGCGGCCGCTCCTCTGCGGCGAGCTGGGGGGGAACATGCCGTTCGGCTTCGACCTCACCAACAGCCCGGCCCAGGTGGCCGTGCTGGGCGAGCCCGAGCGGCCGCTGGTGCTGCTGTCGTCGTCGGGGACGCAGCTGGTGCACAACGCGGCGGGCGGCGACGTGCTCTACCTGGGGTCCTTGCGCAACTACGGGGCGCTGGTGGCGCACCTGGCCGCCCGCTACCCGCGCGTGGCCGTGGTGGGCGCCGGCACGCGCGGCGAGTTCCGCGAGGAGGACCAGCGCTGCTGCGCCCTGGTGGCCGAGGGGCTGGTGCGCGCCGGCTTCGCGCCGGAGAACGACTTCACGCGGCACCTGCTGGCGCGCTGGCGCGGCGCGCCGGTGGACGGCTGGAAGGACGAGAGCCGCAGCGTGGACTACCTGCGCCGGAGCGGACAGCTGCGCGACCTGGACTTCGTCCTGGCGCACGTCAACGACCTGCACCACGTCTTCGCGGTGGAGGACGGCGAGGTGGTGGTGCGCCGGGCGATCACCGGCGAGCGCGTGTTCGGGGTCGAGGCGGTGACGGAGCGGGAGGAGGCGGCGGCGTAG
- a CDS encoding glycosyltransferase family 4 protein encodes MRQTVRSLLQAAALAALLPFLALHGMVGVARAVFSGRRRVEDTGELYLVVPYPPGEKSGGSTAIKGLVETLGRGWQLHLVPLYELKPSGGRVRGLLSDWLTFALPMPVHCRPFIVSPSTVRERIGGPHPVVVEFLSGSLFLVFGGRPRNALVLREHEPLCRRLAMETRAARGLGRAVPALKTAAAWLVMFGVYLKVDRVVALTPEDAAYVRRAFPWFARKITDIPVSFDLPEAAPGPASEGTAREMLFVGNFYHRPNVDALRWFLAECARHLDRSWTLHVCGLDEPLSGVVLPASPVQVVRHGFVVDVEDRFAHVRIAVAPVVSGGGVRMKNLFLASRGRAVVTTPLGNEGIGFVPGAEAVVTEDGREMAREIARLAADPDAAAVMGRRARERVRSGFGHDAVLARYRAEVFRRRETPPAAAPVSDPVPAAH; translated from the coding sequence ATGCGGCAGACCGTCCGTTCGCTCCTCCAGGCCGCCGCGCTCGCCGCGCTCCTCCCGTTCCTCGCGCTGCACGGGATGGTGGGCGTCGCGCGCGCCGTCTTCAGCGGACGGCGGCGGGTGGAGGACACGGGCGAGCTGTACCTGGTCGTCCCCTATCCGCCGGGGGAGAAGAGCGGGGGGAGCACGGCGATCAAGGGGCTGGTGGAGACGCTGGGGCGCGGCTGGCAGCTGCATCTCGTCCCGCTCTACGAGCTGAAGCCCAGCGGCGGCCGCGTCCGCGGGCTGCTGAGCGACTGGCTGACGTTCGCGCTGCCGATGCCGGTGCACTGCCGGCCGTTCATCGTCTCGCCGTCCACGGTGCGGGAGCGGATCGGCGGGCCGCACCCGGTGGTGGTCGAGTTCCTCTCCGGCTCGCTCTTCCTCGTCTTCGGGGGGCGGCCGCGGAACGCGCTGGTGCTGCGCGAGCACGAGCCGCTCTGCCGCCGCCTGGCGATGGAGACGCGCGCGGCGCGCGGGCTGGGGCGCGCCGTGCCGGCGCTCAAGACGGCGGCGGCCTGGCTGGTGATGTTCGGCGTCTACCTGAAGGTGGACCGCGTCGTCGCGCTGACGCCCGAGGACGCGGCGTACGTCCGGCGCGCCTTCCCCTGGTTCGCGCGCAAGATCACCGACATCCCCGTCTCCTTCGACCTTCCCGAGGCCGCTCCCGGTCCTGCGTCGGAAGGGACGGCGCGGGAGATGCTGTTCGTCGGCAACTTCTACCACCGTCCCAACGTGGACGCGCTGCGCTGGTTCCTGGCCGAGTGCGCGCGCCACCTGGACCGCAGCTGGACGCTGCACGTCTGCGGGCTGGACGAGCCGCTGTCCGGAGTCGTGCTCCCCGCGTCTCCCGTCCAGGTGGTGCGCCACGGCTTCGTCGTGGACGTGGAGGACCGGTTCGCGCACGTCCGCATCGCCGTGGCGCCGGTGGTCTCGGGCGGGGGCGTGCGGATGAAGAACCTCTTCCTGGCCTCGCGCGGGAGGGCGGTGGTCACCACCCCGCTCGGCAACGAGGGGATCGGCTTCGTCCCCGGCGCCGAGGCCGTGGTCACGGAGGACGGGCGGGAGATGGCGCGCGAGATCGCCCGACTGGCCGCCGACCCCGACGCCGCGGCCGTGATGGGCCGCCGCGCCCGCGAGCGCGTGCGCTCCGGCTTCGGCCACGACGCCGTCCTGGCCCGCTACCGCGCCGAGGTCTTCAGGAGACGGGAGACGCCGCCCGCCGCTGCGCCCGTCTCCGATCCCGTCCCCGCCGCGCACTAA
- a CDS encoding class I SAM-dependent methyltransferase, whose protein sequence is MPAPTPAPSRLRRDAKHLLRAVVPLSARKRLAAWIGRQHWLAQRHWWSVEMVRDLAERDVSGYHRFLWANHLGYAETYEPGQRFGAERVQLSRLLLFDDLARALRERGADPGQDVRSVLEVGCSMGYLLRYLELELFPAAEVLEGIDIDGYAVARGAEVLSREGSRARLLRGDMADLPRLVGDRRYDVVLCAGVLMYLREPEAAEVVRAMLERTGGLLALAGLAHPEADNARLPASVPRESDRSLIHNLDAMVERAGGRVVHRRWEGARKVGGNTLYFVFAEPAGGARWASA, encoded by the coding sequence ATGCCCGCGCCCACCCCGGCCCCCTCGCGCCTGCGCCGCGACGCCAAGCACCTGCTGCGCGCCGTGGTGCCGCTCTCCGCGCGCAAGCGGCTGGCGGCGTGGATCGGGCGGCAGCACTGGCTGGCCCAGCGCCACTGGTGGAGCGTGGAGATGGTGCGCGACCTGGCCGAGCGCGACGTGAGCGGCTACCACCGCTTCCTCTGGGCGAACCACCTGGGCTACGCCGAGACCTACGAGCCCGGCCAGCGCTTCGGGGCGGAGCGCGTCCAGCTGTCCCGCCTCCTCCTCTTCGACGACCTCGCCCGCGCGCTGCGGGAGCGCGGCGCGGACCCCGGGCAGGACGTGCGCTCGGTGCTCGAGGTCGGCTGCTCGATGGGCTACCTGCTGCGGTACCTGGAGCTGGAGCTCTTCCCCGCGGCCGAGGTGCTGGAGGGGATCGACATCGACGGCTACGCCGTGGCGCGCGGTGCCGAGGTGCTCTCCCGCGAGGGCTCGCGCGCGCGGCTGCTGCGCGGCGACATGGCCGACCTGCCGCGCCTGGTGGGCGACCGCCGCTACGACGTGGTCCTCTGCGCCGGCGTGCTGATGTACCTGCGCGAGCCCGAGGCGGCCGAGGTCGTCCGCGCGATGCTGGAGCGCACGGGCGGCCTGCTCGCCCTGGCCGGCCTGGCGCACCCGGAGGCCGACAACGCGCGGCTCCCGGCTTCCGTCCCCCGCGAGAGCGACCGGTCGCTGATCCACAACCTGGACGCGATGGTGGAGCGCGCGGGCGGCCGGGTGGTCCACCGCAGGTGGGAGGGCGCGCGGAAGGTGGGGGGGAACACCCTCTACTTCGTCTTCGCCGAGCCGGCGGGAGGGGCGCGATGGGCGAGCGCCTGA
- a CDS encoding phosphosulfolactate synthase, which translates to MPFRDDAPSAGRLHTADYLARIGVRRLPPALSPFDPGYDPGTTEQHLAQSHHLMSQLKVSMACWLIADEDATRRKIAAARRFGVPTVTGGGPFEIAVQQGALAEYLDLCADLGFDRIECGEGFTDLPLAPRAVTRMIEERGMRAQFELGKKHGGAFTDDVVDGLIEQGRSWLDAGALFLVVEARESARGVGLFDDEGAFNPAFADRFADAFGLDQLVFEAPNKPSQFALLDHFGPRVHLCNVRLEEVLRVEIYRRGLHSDAFQKPNLRPPSPVVPFAGIREEVAV; encoded by the coding sequence ATGCCCTTCCGTGACGACGCGCCGTCCGCCGGACGGCTGCACACCGCCGACTACCTGGCCCGGATCGGCGTGCGCCGGCTGCCGCCCGCGCTCTCGCCCTTCGACCCCGGCTACGACCCCGGCACCACCGAGCAGCACCTGGCGCAGAGCCACCACCTGATGTCGCAGCTCAAGGTGTCGATGGCGTGCTGGCTGATCGCCGACGAGGACGCCACGCGGCGAAAGATCGCCGCGGCCCGGCGCTTCGGGGTGCCCACCGTCACCGGCGGCGGCCCGTTCGAGATCGCGGTGCAGCAGGGCGCGCTCGCCGAGTACCTGGACCTCTGCGCCGACCTGGGCTTCGACCGCATCGAGTGCGGCGAGGGCTTCACCGACCTCCCGCTGGCCCCGCGCGCCGTGACGCGGATGATCGAGGAGCGGGGGATGCGCGCGCAGTTCGAGCTGGGGAAGAAGCACGGCGGCGCCTTCACCGACGACGTGGTGGACGGGCTGATCGAGCAGGGGCGGAGCTGGCTGGACGCGGGCGCGCTCTTCCTGGTGGTGGAGGCGCGGGAGAGCGCGCGCGGGGTGGGGCTCTTCGACGACGAGGGCGCCTTCAACCCGGCGTTCGCGGACCGCTTCGCCGACGCCTTCGGGCTGGACCAGCTGGTCTTCGAGGCGCCCAACAAGCCCAGCCAGTTCGCGCTGCTGGACCACTTCGGCCCGCGGGTGCACCTGTGCAACGTGCGGCTGGAGGAGGTGCTGCGGGTGGAGATCTACCGCCGCGGGCTGCACTCCGACGCCTTCCAGAAGCCGAACCTCCGCCCGCCCTCGCCGGTGGTGCCCTTCGCCGGGATCCGCGAGGAGGTGGCGGTATGA